Within Planctomycetia bacterium, the genomic segment AACAGCTTGATCCCTTTCACCGCGTGATAGGCGGCGATGACCGTGTTACCGTTCGGAAGCCTCTGACAACCGCAAGCATCGTCGAAGGGTTTGATCGGCAAGTCGCCGTTCGATATGCGCCAGACGACTTGTCCCGCGGCATCGAACTCAACCACTTTGTTGCCGTTCGTCAGGCCGACGAGCGTATTGCCGTCTTCAAGACGAATCGCCGTGAAGGGCCAGTTCTTTTCCGGGCGTCCGCCGAGTTCTTCGAGGTCGGTGCGCCACGTTTTTGCCACCGATCCCGTCGGGGTGTATTCCTTCACCTTGAAGGCCAGCAGATGGGGCACTAGATAGTTTCCATTCGGTAGCTTGCGAGCCATGCGGGTTTGCATGTGCGCATTGTCGGTCTCGGGTTCCAACGGGAACTCCACGGCAATCTTGCCGTCGGGCTCGATTTCGAGCAGTCGCGGCTTCGGCCCCAACTCCGTCACCAACGTTCGACCGTCGGCGAGGCGCTCGACGGTACCGATCTCTTTGTTGTCGGCTGATCGGGCATACCGAAACACCACGGCCTTGTCGCGCGTGAATTCTTTGACTTCGTCGGTCCAGGCGATCAGCACGTTGCCGTTGGGCAACACCCAACCGTCGCGAGCCCCACCGCGACCGGCGTTCCAACTTTCCTGTCCCGCCTCGTCGATGATCCCCGTAAACGTCGGCCCGGCGACGAAGAACGAATGGCGAATCTCTTCGGCGGCCAGCTCCCGATCGACAAACAGCGACAACACACCGACCAGCAGCAACGCGAAACGGGTCATAACAACTCCGCGATGAAGATAAATCGAAAGACGGCTCGATCGTATTCCGAGCGACCATCGAGAGCAACGACGAGTTGTTAGCGGATACGATCTCAATGCATCGACGTATTATTGATGAACGGTTCTTGGCGATCTACAATTGTATTGCTTGGTTTCCCGCCCGCCTGCCGCTACTCGCTCTCGCTTCTCACCTCCCGTAGTCGGCATCCGAAGCCGAGCCTCTGCTTTAGCTCGATCCGCATTTCCGAAAGCCCTTATGGGACGCCCTCCTACCGCTCAAGGTTCCTCGGCTTCTCGGCGCGAGTTTCTCCGCCTGGGACTTACCGGGCTCGGGAGCCTTTCGCTTCCCTCGCTTTTTCGGCTTCGCGCCGAAGCCGCGACGACAAGCTCGAAACCGCCGACGGCCGTGATCGTGGTTTGGCTTCGAGGTGGGTGCAGCCACCTCGATACCTACGATCCTAAGCCAGACGCCCCGAGCGACTATCGAGGCCCATTCGAAACGATCGATACACGAACACAGGGCCTTCGTTTTTCGGAACTCCTTCCTCGGCAGGCGGCCATCTCCGACAAGTTCACCGTCTTGCGATCGATGGCGCACACCGGCGGAGGCCATCCGGCCGGATCACTCCAGCTTCTTTCCGGCGATCCTGCGGCGCAAGACAAGCCGAAGCCCGTCTATCCCGACTTCATGACTGTTGCGCATTTCATGCGCTCTCGCGCTGCACATACGTTGCCCAACTACGTCGGCGTGAATCCGATCACGCGCTACGATGGCTTTCAGATCGCCGGTCCCGCTTATCTCGGACCTTCATTCGAGCCTTTTGCGGTGACGGGCGATCCTAGCTCTCCGCAATTCCAAGTACCGAATATCGGGATGTCCGACTCTCGGCAGACCTCTCGCGTTCGCGACCGAATCCATTTACGGCAGTCGCTCGATCAATTACGGCGCGATGTCGATTCGTCGGGCCTGATGGACGCGATGGACCGATTCGAGTCGCAGGCGCTCGGCTTGCTCACGAGCAAGGAAGCCGCACAGGCGTTCGATTTGAACCATGAACGTCCGGAGGTTCGCGATCGTTACGGCCGTCACCAATGGGGACAACAGTGCCTGATGGCTCGGCGCTTGGTCGAAGCCGGTGTCGAAATCGTCACGACGACGTTCGACGGTCCGCTATGCGGTCGGGTCGCCAACTGGGATGATCATGCCGTAAATCATCATGTGTTCGATGCCTTGACCTATCGTGCGCCGTTCTTCGATCAAGCGGTATCCGCCTTGATCGAAGATATTTACGCGCGGGGTCTCGACAGACGAGTGCTCGTCATCGTCACCGGTGAGTTCGGACGAACGCCGCGGATCACATATGTCGGCAGCAGCGGAGAAGGAAAGGCCAGTGCGCCGGCCGGAATCGTGCAGCCGGGCCGAGATCATTGGCCGCGCGCCAATTCGATGCTGTGGGCGGGAGGTGGGATTCGGACCGGTCGCATTATCGGCGGCACGGATCGAAGAGGAGAAGACGTCGTCGATCGACGAGTCGGACCGCAAGACTTTCTCGCGACGATTTATCAGCACCTCGGCATCGACTACCGGCATGCGACGATTCCGGATCTTACCGGACGCCCGACGCCGATCGTCACCGACGGTCAGGCAATTCCGGAATTACTCCGCACCGATTATTCCTAGCGGAAACGACTTCCTTGCGGTACGTGGTAGCGCGAGGGCATCGTGTTCATCCTCTTCGTTACGTCGGTGCCACGATGCTCTTAGACCTCGCAGTTCTTGTTCGCGATCCTTAAGTCGCAGCACTTGGGGACGGCGAGGTGAAAGCGGCGCTAAAACGCCGGACTCGCTGAGAAACCACGGCTCAGGTCACCCCAGCCGGGACGGGCATCGACTAAAATGGCGAGAACTCGCGCACAAAAGTGCTGAAGGTCGTGACACACAGCACGGCGTGAAAGCCCCGGTTTGCCATGCATCGCGCGTCGTGTACTCGCGCACGATGAGCTGCCGATCATGCAGCTCGACGTAGAAAAACGCTTGAGCCGCGCCCGCGAAGTGGCTCGCATTGTCGGTATTGAAGACGTTAAAGCCGCTTGTCGCTCGCTTCGACAAGCCGTCCCAACGAAAGACTTCGCGGAAGTGCGTGTGGCCGTAAAAGATCCCGGCGACATTGAACCCCTTCAAGGCTTCGTAAAACCCTCGGACGTCGCACGAGTCCCATTCCTTGCTGTCGGGCGGAGCACTGGGAATCTTTGGGGCTTAAGGGGAGGTCCCCCTCGACATTGAATCCGCCGACCAAGTACTGAGCGAAATCCGCCAGCCGATCGTGCTCCCAGCAGATCACTACGGTCTTGCCGTGATAAGCCCGCGCTTCGTCTTTGAGCAGCTCGTCGGCGAGCGCTCGGTAGTCGTCGCGCCTATAGAGGCACAAACCCTTCTCTTTCGGAGAGAAAGATTAGAACAGCTCACTTATCGGCTTGCCGTTGAGCTGCACGATCGGGTGCGGTCGGCCACCGTTGTCGCGGTACTCCGTGTCGAGCGGCACGTCCATGTAGCGATAGATCGTCGCCGCCAGATCGCCCGGCGTCACGGGTCGATCCGCGATCGCGCCCCCCGATTCATCCGTCGAACCGATCACTTGCCCATGCCGTAGTCCGCCGCCGGCCAGCGCCATCGACATCACCGCCGGCCAGTGGTCCCGGCCGTCGATCCCGCCGATGATCGGCCTCCGACCGAATTCGCCCATCGCGAGCACCAACGTATCGTCGAGCATCCCGCGCTCATCGAGATCGGCCACCAGCGTGCCGAGCGCATGATCGAAGAGCGGCAACATCGGCTTCAGTCCGCTTTGCAGTCCGCCGTAAGGCGGGGTGTTGTCGCCGTGATGGTCCCAACTCGCGCCGCCGCCGTAGTTCATCCCGATCGTCACGAAGCTCACGCCGGCTTCGACCAACCGCCGCGCCAAGAGCGCCTGCTGCGCCCACAAATGCTTACCATACCGATCGCGCACCGCGGCCGGCTCGAGCGACAAGTCGAACGCCGTCTGCGCTCGCTTCCCCGTGACCATCTCGACCGCTTGGCGTTGATAAGCGCCGATGGCCTGCATCCCCCCTTCGTTGTCGAGCCCCATCCGTACCCGATCGAAATACTTCAACAACTCCAGCCGATCGCCGAGCCGCGACGTCGAAAGTCCTTCCGGAAGTTGAAACAGATTATTGCCGGTGAAGTTGCCGGTGTCGGCTCCTTCGAACGACACGATCGGCAACTTCGCGGCATTCTCGGCGATGAACGGATCGTAGCGCTTCCCCAAGTAACCGGCGAACGCCAGATGCTTCCGCGGCGCAGCGACCGCCGCCACGTAAGGCGGCATCGCCGGATGATTCGGCCCGCGAAACTTCGCGATCACTGAGCCGATCGCCGGGTAGCGCGCGTCGACCGTCGTCGACTCGGGATGCCCCGTCTGCATGACCCGATAAGGGTTGTGGCCGCTGAAACGAGCGTCGACCGAGCGGATGAGGGTGAACTTGTCGAGCAACGCGGCCTGCTTCGGCATGAACTCGCAGATCCGCACGCCGGGCATCGCCGTGGCGATCGGCGAGAACGGCCCCCGGTTGTTGATCGGCCGCTCAGGCTTCATGTCCCACGTGTCGACCTGGCTCGGCCCGCCCGACATCCACACCAGGATCACGCTCTTATTCGTCTTCGGCTTCCGGCCGGTCTCCGTCGCTCCGGCCCGAGCTCGCAAGAGTTCGGCAACGCTCAGGCCCGCGATCCCTGCGAGCCCAGCCTTCATCATTCCGCGACGATCAACGACGGTGAGTCCTTCGGCCGTGTCGCCGTAGTAGTTCTGAAACGCGTGTCGCCCATGCGTCGCGACGTTTCCGGAAGGAGTCATCAATCGGCCTCCGAATACGGTATCGGCGAGTGGATTCACACACCGTGCCCTTAACCTATCGACACGCTCCGATGGAAACAAGAGTGTATCGGTGCCCACTCACGGCTTCGCGACGACTACCCCTTAAACAAGCGTATGCCGCCCGTCGGTGGTCGCGGCGAACTTGCCTGAAGGCGCAGACGTGGAGCGAGCTGTCCGTCGCGTTGCGGATGACATGAGGCGTCGGCTTGTCGGTCGGACATGCTGCGGGGTCATTTCTTGATTCGGCGTTTCGTCGAATCTTTTCGATCGGTGGGATGGAAGCCTGCGTGTGAGGTCGACGTCAAGCCCGCCATAGCGACCTTCATCCCGTTTCTTGATCCAAGGCACCTTTAATCGGAACGGAATCACCCCGGAGGACGAGGAATCGTTTTCGCCGTCCACACCGCATGCATCTCCGAATTGATTTGACTATGGCGGTAGTCGTCGAATACGATCTGCCTATGGATGTAGTCAGTCTTGTTCGTCTCCCGGTAAAATTCCCATGCCCGAATCGAAAGCAGTTCTCGGCTCCACTGAAATCGAGATTCTCCGTTATCTGGGCGACCGACCGGCGATGAGCGTGGGCGAAGTGGCCGATCATTTCGCGCGGACGACGGGCCAGGCCCGAACTACGATCCTCACGATCATGGAGCGCCTGCGAAAGAAAGGGCATCTCACGCGGAAGCAAGTCAAAGGGGTGTATCACTACTCACTTAAGGTCGCCAAGCAAGACTTTCTGCGCGGGTTGGTGCGGTCGTTCGTCGATACGACGCTCGGCGGATCGGTGTCGCCGTTCGTGGCCTACCTCTCCGAAAGCGGACCGTTTTCCGATCAAGACCTCACCCATTTGAAACAACTTGTTCACGATCTCGAACAAGAACGGAAGCGAGGTGGCAAATGAGCTTCGACGGCGACCTACTCGATCTGTGGGGCGCGGCGATGTGGCGCGCGAGTTGGCAGGGTGGGCTCGCGGCCTTGGTCGTCGCCTTCATGTGCCGACTCAGGCCTTCGATTCCAGCGCGCTATCAGTGTTGGATGTGGCGGCTCGTGATGTTGAAGTTCGCGGTTGCTTTCGTGTGGTCGGTGCCCGTCGAAATACCGGTGCTCCCTAGTGCCGATCCGATCGTGTCTGCCGCCGTCGATTCGCCGATCCCATTTAGCCACATGTCGAGCGACGACACACCGACCGTCGACGAGCGGTCTCCGAGCAACGTCCCATTGCTGCTGATTCCTTTTGCGACTTGGGCCGTGATCGTCGCCTGGCAATTGGGTCGCATTCTGGTCTCTTGCCGAAACGCTCGGCTGCTCAAGAATCGTTGTCGGGCGAGCGAAGATCGTCAACTTCTCGACCCTTGTTCGCGATTAAGCGCAATGCTCGGTCTCCGGAGTCCGCCGCTTGTGCTGGAAACAGAAGGACAAGGAAGTCCGCTCCTCGTCGGCATACTGCGGCCGGCCATCGTGCTTCCGACCACGACGCTGGAGCGACTGGATGCCTCGGAACGTTCGCTCGTGCTCGGCCATGAGTTGGCACACGTCAGTCGCCGCGACCTCTTTTGCAGTCTCGTCTCCGCGATGATTCGGGCGTTGTTCTTTTTCCATCCCGCGGCGTGGTTCAGCGAGCGACGGCTCGGCCTCACGCAAGAAATCGCCGCCGATCAACTCGCGATATCGCTGCAGAATCAAAGCCCGGTCCATTACGCCCAGATTCTCTTGGCGATCGTCGGCAAGCTAGGCTCCGGTCGAACGGCTCACATGATGTCCATGGGAGCCGCGGGTGAAGCGGGCTCGCTCTACCGTCGATTGTCGGCGATGCGATACGTCCAGCGGACGACTCCCGGAGTCGTCCTGGCTTACGGCCTACTGATCGGGTTCGGCGCCATGCTCGGACTTGTGCCATGGTCGCTCGTCGCAGCGCCGGCGGCGGCAGCGGAAGAGACCAAGCCCACGGAACGGAAGGAGCAGTCGGAAGCTATCGTTAACGGACGATACGTCTCCTTCCAAGAGGGTGTCCTGAAAGTAAAAGTGCGCGACGATCAAAGCGACGTCGAGACGGAGCGAGAATGGAACGTCGCCGAAGACGTCAACGTCGTCAGCCATCATCGTGCGGGACCGAAGCAATCGATTGCCCGAGATGCTTTTAAGCAATGGGAACCGGGAGGGTTGATCGCCGTGACGCTGAACGACGGCAACGTCGTTTTCATCAAGCTTGGTACCGATAAAGTGCGGGTGCCGAAGTCTGTGCGATCACGTGAGTCGTCTCTCGAAAAGAAGGTGGATCATAGGATCGATGCAAACTCGAAAATGCATTGGGGGCGATTCACATCGTTCAAGAACGGTACGCTCACACTTGAGTCGAACTCCGGTGAGCTGATCGAAACCAACGTCGTCCGAAAGACCAAAACCACGGAGTGGAGCGACACGTCCGGCAAGTTCGTGCCGACGGATACCTTCGTGGCTTTAAGGCAACTCAAGGTCGGCACGGTGATCGTCGTCAACGGCGCGAACCAGAGCGGAACTCTCCGCATCGGATCGCGCAAAGGAGTTACGATCGGCACCTTCGTATCGTACGAAAACGACCGACTGCTGATGCTCGGCAAAAACCTCGGTGAGCGTTTCACTAAGAAGTACGGAAACAACGTTCACTTCAACAAGTTCCGCGACGACGTTCCTGCCTATGAGAGCATCGACGGCGGTGAGTACCGGCCGATCGGTATGGCCAACGAGGCGCTGCGCAACGTCAAGGAAGGAACGATTCTCCATGTGCATAGCGAGGGAGACGACAACATCACCCTCGTTCGGATCGGCGAAAAGAAGTAGTAGTTCCCAATAAGCCGGATGGCCTGCTTCGTGCCTTACTTCCGCGCTCCGTTGTCGTAAGCATTCCGTCCGATTACATCATCGATTTCCCGCACATTCGAACTCTTTCTTGTGAGATCATCCGCCATGCGTTTTACGATTTCTTCAACTCATTCGTTCGCAATGCTATTCGCAATCGTCACCGTAACGAGCCCGGCTGCGTGGACCTTCGCACCGGGTTCCGCATCGGCCGCCGATAAGCCTGGGGCGGAGAAGCCCGCGGCAGCGCTCTCGCAACTCGAGATCGGCAAAGGGAACTTCGTGTCGTTCGCGGAGGGAGTCTTGACGCTCGACGGAAGTATTCGTCTCTCGGCGACGAGCAAAGGGAGCACCGGCCTCGTCGTCTGGAAGAACATCGACGACAAGACGAAGGTCTACGTCGTAGCCGGCGAAGATAAAGGGCCGGACCGTGGCTATAAGCCGGCTCCGGCACTTGAAACGCTCAAGAGCGTCAAGCCGGGGACGCCGATGTTCGTCGGCCCGTGGTTCGCCTATCAAGATCGGCCGGGAATCTTTGTCGGCGTCACCAAGGCGCGCACGGTCGGCACGTTCGTTTCGTACACGACGGGAAGCAAGTCGAGCGGCCTGACCATGCTCGGCAAGGATCTGGCGCCGAGCAGCTTTACCAAGAAGTACGGCAACAACTTGTTCATTCGCAGCATTCCCGAAAACACGCCGGTGGAAGAAAGCATCGACGGCGGGCCCTATCAGCCGATAGGCACCGTGAAAACGGTGTTGAAGGATGTTAAGGAAGGGACGCTCCTCACCGTCCATACTCACGGCGAGGGGAACATCACGTTGATCCAACTCGGCTTGCCCAAGGAAAAGTAAGCCGTCTTCACCAAGCGAGCCTGTGTAAGTCCGTTTTCCGCGTGATCGGAGCGAGCCCATGTTGAAGGTGATATCGACGGTCGTCGTGTTAGCGTTCTCAACCGTGACGATCGCCGCGGAGTCGGTGTCGTTTCAAGCGCGCACGGTGCAAAGCGGCAGCTGGTCCGACAAGAGCACCTGGGAGAGCGGCCGCGCTCCGCAGGCCGGCGATTTCGTTCAAGTTCGTGCCGGGCATGCTGTCACTTACGACGTGCATTCCAGCGTCGCGCTGCGCATGGTCCATGTGGCAGGAACACTGAGCTTCTCGCGCACGATGTCGACACTGATGGACGTCGGCTTGCTGAAGATCGAACCGGGTGAGACGACGACCGAAGACGGTTTCGATTGTCACGCCGCGCCGGTGGCTGCGCCGAAAGGTTCCCATGGGCACTCGCATAGTCAAGTCGCGGCCATGCCGCCGCCGGCATTAGAGATCGGCACGCCCGCCGAACCGATTCCGGCCGGCATTCAAGCGACGATCCGCTTGCGATACCACGCCGGAACGAACAAGGAAACGTTGCCGGCGATCATTGCCTGCGGCGGCCGTTGGGATGTTCATGGCGCGCCGCTCGCTCGCACCTGGTTGAAGCTCGCCGCGGCGGCGAAGCCGGGAGATGCGCGGATCACTCTGGAGCAAGCGCCGGCCGATTGGCGCGTCGGCGATCGAATCATCGTCACGACCGGCGTTGCGAACGGGCCGGGCCCGTTCGCAACGTTTCGCAAGAGCGGCGGCAGGCCCAAGCCGGTGGGGACGGAAGAACGCGTGATCACAGCCGTCG encodes:
- a CDS encoding M56 family metallopeptidase, which translates into the protein MSFDGDLLDLWGAAMWRASWQGGLAALVVAFMCRLRPSIPARYQCWMWRLVMLKFAVAFVWSVPVEIPVLPSADPIVSAAVDSPIPFSHMSSDDTPTVDERSPSNVPLLLIPFATWAVIVAWQLGRILVSCRNARLLKNRCRASEDRQLLDPCSRLSAMLGLRSPPLVLETEGQGSPLLVGILRPAIVLPTTTLERLDASERSLVLGHELAHVSRRDLFCSLVSAMIRALFFFHPAAWFSERRLGLTQEIAADQLAISLQNQSPVHYAQILLAIVGKLGSGRTAHMMSMGAAGEAGSLYRRLSAMRYVQRTTPGVVLAYGLLIGFGAMLGLVPWSLVAAPAAAAEETKPTERKEQSEAIVNGRYVSFQEGVLKVKVRDDQSDVETEREWNVAEDVNVVSHHRAGPKQSIARDAFKQWEPGGLIAVTLNDGNVVFIKLGTDKVRVPKSVRSRESSLEKKVDHRIDANSKMHWGRFTSFKNGTLTLESNSGELIETNVVRKTKTTEWSDTSGKFVPTDTFVALRQLKVGTVIVVNGANQSGTLRIGSRKGVTIGTFVSYENDRLLMLGKNLGERFTKKYGNNVHFNKFRDDVPAYESIDGGEYRPIGMANEALRNVKEGTILHVHSEGDDNITLVRIGEKK
- a CDS encoding DUF1501 domain-containing protein is translated as MTPSGNVATHGRHAFQNYYGDTAEGLTVVDRRGMMKAGLAGIAGLSVAELLRARAGATETGRKPKTNKSVILVWMSGGPSQVDTWDMKPERPINNRGPFSPIATAMPGVRICEFMPKQAALLDKFTLIRSVDARFSGHNPYRVMQTGHPESTTVDARYPAIGSVIAKFRGPNHPAMPPYVAAVAAPRKHLAFAGYLGKRYDPFIAENAAKLPIVSFEGADTGNFTGNNLFQLPEGLSTSRLGDRLELLKYFDRVRMGLDNEGGMQAIGAYQRQAVEMVTGKRAQTAFDLSLEPAAVRDRYGKHLWAQQALLARRLVEAGVSFVTIGMNYGGGASWDHHGDNTPPYGGLQSGLKPMLPLFDHALGTLVADLDERGMLDDTLVLAMGEFGRRPIIGGIDGRDHWPAVMSMALAGGGLRHGQVIGSTDESGGAIADRPVTPGDLAATIYRYMDVPLDTEYRDNGGRPHPIVQLNGKPISELF
- a CDS encoding DUF1501 domain-containing protein, translating into MGRPPTAQGSSASRREFLRLGLTGLGSLSLPSLFRLRAEAATTSSKPPTAVIVVWLRGGCSHLDTYDPKPDAPSDYRGPFETIDTRTQGLRFSELLPRQAAISDKFTVLRSMAHTGGGHPAGSLQLLSGDPAAQDKPKPVYPDFMTVAHFMRSRAAHTLPNYVGVNPITRYDGFQIAGPAYLGPSFEPFAVTGDPSSPQFQVPNIGMSDSRQTSRVRDRIHLRQSLDQLRRDVDSSGLMDAMDRFESQALGLLTSKEAAQAFDLNHERPEVRDRYGRHQWGQQCLMARRLVEAGVEIVTTTFDGPLCGRVANWDDHAVNHHVFDALTYRAPFFDQAVSALIEDIYARGLDRRVLVIVTGEFGRTPRITYVGSSGEGKASAPAGIVQPGRDHWPRANSMLWAGGGIRTGRIIGGTDRRGEDVVDRRVGPQDFLATIYQHLGIDYRHATIPDLTGRPTPIVTDGQAIPELLRTDYS
- a CDS encoding BlaI/MecI/CopY family transcriptional regulator; this translates as MPESKAVLGSTEIEILRYLGDRPAMSVGEVADHFARTTGQARTTILTIMERLRKKGHLTRKQVKGVYHYSLKVAKQDFLRGLVRSFVDTTLGGSVSPFVAYLSESGPFSDQDLTHLKQLVHDLEQERKRGGK